Proteins encoded together in one Papaver somniferum cultivar HN1 unplaced genomic scaffold, ASM357369v1 unplaced-scaffold_21, whole genome shotgun sequence window:
- the LOC113339632 gene encoding glycine-rich cell wall structural protein-like, producing the protein MNNKLHKEEIKKTICEPRPDVDDDSLEKEVVLLQQHWHNNEEGSSLEHTLSPTSHISFGSTGGGESDGSGGDGDGEGGNGDAGAGGSGGGDGGGGDGVAVGAGDGYGGGGSGGAAAGGSGCGDGGEGASGDGDGDRDGGSVGDGYGGGESGVACGGRDGGEGAGGDADGGGGSGGAAGGDGDGGGGGEGASGDGVKGSGGGGDVGGGGEGAGGGGDVGGGGEGVGGEGAGAGGDSDGDGGVGVVGGGDGRGGGEGAGSGGYGDGGGDGGGDGGGGDKGASGGGGDFGGTGVGGGRRFDGGGGDGPRGGGGDGPRGGGDETRGGGDGTRGGGGDGTGGGGDGTCGGGGDGVGGGGDGGWGWNRSVRKEVVEMEQAATGMMEGGGDGTGGGGMMEGGVMGWGDGFGGGGDGTGGGGDDGGGSDGGGGDGTGGGWDDRGGGRGEGGGGDGVGGVGGGDGARGGGGGDGGVAVPQQHKH; encoded by the exons ATGAACAATAAGTTGCataaagaagaaatcaagaaaaCGATATGTGAACCAAGACCAGATGTTGATGATGACAGTCTTGAGAAAGAGGTAGTGCTCTTGCAACAACACTGGCATAATAATGAAGAAGGATCTTCTCTCGAGCATACAT TGTCTCCAACTTCGCATATATCTTTTGGATCGACTGGTGGAGGTGAGAGTGATGGAAGTGGCGGTGACGGAGATGGGGAAGGTGGAAACGGGGATGCTGGtgcaggtggtagtggtggtggggatggaggtggtggtgatggtgtcgCTGTTGGCGCTGGTGATGGGTATGGAGGAGGTGGAAGCGGGGGTGCTGCTGCAGGTGGTAGTGGTTGTGGGGATGGAGGTGAGGGTGCCAGTGGCGATGGAGATGGAGATAGAGATGGTGGTAGTGTTGGTGATGGATATGGAGGAGGTGAAAGCGGGGTTGCATGTGGTGGTAGAGATGGAGGTGAGGGTGCCGGTGGTGATGCCGATGGAGGTGGTGGAAGCGGGGGTGCagctggtggtgatggagatggaggAGGTGGAGGTGAGGGTGCAAGTGGGGATGGTGTCAAGGGttccggtggtggtggtgatgtagGGGGTGGAGGTGAGGGtgccggtggtggtggtgatgtcgGAGGTGGAGGTGAGGGTGTAGGCGGTGAGGGTGCCGGTGCCGGTGGTGATTCTGATGGAGATGGAGGTGTTGGCGTTGTTGGTGGGGGGGATGGAAGAGGTGGAGGTGAGGGTGCTGGTAGTGGTGGATATGGAGATggaggaggtgatggtggcggagACGGAGGAGGTGGAGATAAGGGTGCAAGTGGCGGTGGTGGAGATTTTGGTGGGACTGGTGTTGGGG GTGGGAGACGATTCGATGGTGGTGGGGGAGATGGACCACGTGGTGGTGGGGGAGATGGACCACGTGGTGGTGGGGATGAAACACGTGGCGGTGGGGATGGAACAcgtggtggtggtgggg ATGGAACTGGTGGCGGTGGAGATGGAACATGTGGAGGTGGGGGTGATGGAGTTGGCGGTGGGGGTGATGGGGGGTGGGGATGGAACAGGTCGGTGCGGAAGGAGGTGGTGGAGATGGAACAGGCGGCGACGGGGATGATGGAGGGCGGGGGTGATGGAACGGGTGGCGGTGGGATGATGGAGGGCGGGGTGATGGG GTGGGGGGATGGATTTGGAGGTGGGGGTGATGGGACAGGTGGCGGTGGGGATGATGGTGGTGGgagtgatggaggtggtggcgatggAACAGGTGGCGGTTGGGATGACAGAGGTGGGGGTAGGGGTGAAGGAGGTGGTGGGGATGGAGTTGGCGGTGTGGGTGGTGGAGATGGAGCACGTGGTgggggtggtggtgatggaggggTTGCTGTTCCGCAACAACACAAACATTGA